The Pan paniscus chromosome 1, NHGRI_mPanPan1-v2.0_pri, whole genome shotgun sequence genome has a segment encoding these proteins:
- the SIKE1 gene encoding suppressor of IKBKE 1 isoform X1: protein MSCTIEKILTDAKTLLERLREHDAAAESLVDQSAALHRRVAAMREAGTALPDQVRQRYQEDASDMKDMSKYKPHILLSQENTQIRDLQQENRELWISLEEHQDALELIMSKYRKQMLQLMVAKKAVDAEPVLKAHQSHSAEIESQIDRICEMGEVMRKAVQVDDDQFCKIQEKLAQLELENKELRELLSISSESLQARKENSMDTASQAIK, encoded by the exons ATGAGCTGCACCATCGAGAAGATCCTGACAGACGCCAAGACGCTGCTGGAGAGGCTGCGGGAGCACGATGCGGCCGCCGAGTCGCTGGTGGATCAGTCGGCAGCGCTGCACCGGCGGGTAGCAGCTATGCGGGAGGCGGGGACAGCGCTTCCGGACCAGGTCAGGCAGAGG TATCAAGAGGATGCATCCGATATGAAGGACATGTCCAAATACAAACCTCACATTCTGCTGTCCCAAGAGAACACACAGATTAGAGACTTGCAACAGGAAAACAGAG AGCTGTGGATTTCCTTGGAGGAACACCAGGATGCTTTGGAACTCATCATGAGCAAATATCGGAAACAGATGTTACAGTTAATGGTTGCTAAAAAAGCGGTGGATGCTGAACCAGTCCTGAAAGCTCACCAGTCTCACTCTGCA GAAATTGAGAGTCAGATTGACagaatctgtgaaatgggagaagTGATGAGGAAAGCAGTTCAGGTGGATGATGACCAGTTTTGTAAGATTCAGGAAAAATTAGCCCAATTAGAG cttgaaAATAAGGAACTTCGAGAATTATTGTCCATCAGCAGTGAGTCTCTTCAAGCCAGAAAGGAAAACTCAATGGACACTGCTTCCCAAGCCATCAAATAA
- the SIKE1 gene encoding suppressor of IKBKE 1 isoform X2 has protein sequence MSCTIEKILTDAKTLLERLREHDAAAESLVDQSAALHRRVAAMREAGTALPDQYQEDASDMKDMSKYKPHILLSQENTQIRDLQQENRELWISLEEHQDALELIMSKYRKQMLQLMVAKKAVDAEPVLKAHQSHSAEIESQIDRICEMGEVMRKAVQVDDDQFCKIQEKLAQLELENKELRELLSISSESLQARKENSMDTASQAIK, from the exons ATGAGCTGCACCATCGAGAAGATCCTGACAGACGCCAAGACGCTGCTGGAGAGGCTGCGGGAGCACGATGCGGCCGCCGAGTCGCTGGTGGATCAGTCGGCAGCGCTGCACCGGCGGGTAGCAGCTATGCGGGAGGCGGGGACAGCGCTTCCGGACCAG TATCAAGAGGATGCATCCGATATGAAGGACATGTCCAAATACAAACCTCACATTCTGCTGTCCCAAGAGAACACACAGATTAGAGACTTGCAACAGGAAAACAGAG AGCTGTGGATTTCCTTGGAGGAACACCAGGATGCTTTGGAACTCATCATGAGCAAATATCGGAAACAGATGTTACAGTTAATGGTTGCTAAAAAAGCGGTGGATGCTGAACCAGTCCTGAAAGCTCACCAGTCTCACTCTGCA GAAATTGAGAGTCAGATTGACagaatctgtgaaatgggagaagTGATGAGGAAAGCAGTTCAGGTGGATGATGACCAGTTTTGTAAGATTCAGGAAAAATTAGCCCAATTAGAG cttgaaAATAAGGAACTTCGAGAATTATTGTCCATCAGCAGTGAGTCTCTTCAAGCCAGAAAGGAAAACTCAATGGACACTGCTTCCCAAGCCATCAAATAA